The proteins below come from a single Staphylococcus sp. MI 10-1553 genomic window:
- a CDS encoding biotin transporter BioY produces the protein MNTKFLVYTALMTAIIAVMGFIPAIPLPFIPVPIVLQNVGIFLAGILLGRRYGTLSVIVFLLLVLMGAPLLSGGRGGYGVFVGPSVGFLMMYPIAAFLIGWMRDKYFETLDFKRTFAIIVIFGGVLLDLVGAIVMGFVIHMPLSKAIYLSLTFLPGDIVKAAIASLIAVALFNNPVMSRIMKQLAK, from the coding sequence TTGAACACGAAATTTTTAGTTTATACAGCATTAATGACAGCCATTATTGCGGTCATGGGTTTTATTCCAGCTATTCCTTTACCATTTATCCCAGTACCGATTGTGCTCCAAAACGTCGGGATTTTTTTGGCAGGTATTTTATTAGGACGCCGCTATGGCACATTAAGTGTCATCGTATTTTTATTACTCGTATTAATGGGCGCGCCATTGCTTTCAGGTGGACGTGGCGGCTATGGTGTCTTCGTCGGACCGAGTGTCGGTTTTTTAATGATGTATCCAATCGCAGCATTTTTAATTGGTTGGATGCGCGACAAATATTTTGAAACATTAGATTTTAAACGTACTTTTGCGATTATCGTTATCTTCGGGGGTGTTTTATTAGACTTAGTGGGTGCCATTGTTATGGGCTTTGTCATTCATATGCCATTGTCTAAAGCTATCTACCTGTCGTTAACATTTTTACCGGGTGACATAGTTAAAGCTGCAATTGCCTCACTCATTGCAGTCGCACTGTTTAACAATCCTGTGATGTCGAGAATAATGAAACAATTAGCGAAATAA
- a CDS encoding ROK family protein, translating into MKKIAFDIGGTYIKSAIIDENRQLQDYDKVPTPVNENDAIINYVEARLQRYIQEHQLQKVAVGISTAGAVDRKARTIAYANPNILNYIGTNFADKLNAYVQELVVYNDVDAALLGELDEREATYESAFCLTLGTGIGGSYYQRNVGLLTGIRHRPNQIGYLLYDPETNTQYEQRASTEALKQLLMRENYPHQNVQQLFEEAENGDTTARHHIQQWAREVARGIAEIQIVYDPEMIIIGGGVSAQGDVLLSYILPELKKYLPQDYGHAKVEVAQLQNHAALLGAVAEL; encoded by the coding sequence ATGAAAAAAATAGCTTTTGACATTGGGGGGACTTATATTAAGTCAGCCATTATTGATGAAAATCGGCAATTGCAAGATTATGATAAAGTGCCTACACCCGTAAATGAAAATGACGCCATTATTAATTATGTTGAGGCAAGATTACAACGTTATATTCAAGAACATCAACTACAAAAAGTCGCAGTAGGCATTTCAACAGCGGGGGCCGTAGATAGAAAGGCGCGTACCATTGCTTATGCCAACCCAAATATTTTGAATTATATAGGCACAAACTTTGCAGATAAACTGAATGCGTATGTACAAGAGCTCGTCGTCTATAACGATGTCGATGCAGCATTGTTAGGGGAGTTAGATGAAAGAGAGGCGACTTATGAAAGTGCTTTTTGTTTAACATTAGGTACAGGTATTGGCGGCAGTTATTATCAACGGAATGTCGGATTATTAACGGGCATACGTCATCGTCCGAATCAAATTGGCTATTTATTATACGACCCAGAAACGAATACACAATATGAACAGAGAGCCTCTACTGAAGCGTTAAAACAATTGTTAATGAGAGAAAACTATCCGCATCAAAATGTTCAACAACTGTTTGAAGAAGCAGAAAATGGGGACACAACAGCGCGACACCATATCCAACAATGGGCGCGTGAAGTGGCACGAGGTATTGCGGAAATTCAAATTGTTTATGATCCAGAAATGATTATTATTGGTGGTGGTGTTTCTGCACAAGGTGACGTGTTATTAAGTTATATCTTGCCGGAATTGAAAAAATATTTACCTCAAGATTACGGTCATGCCAAAGTTGAAGTCGCACAATTACAAAATCATGCTGCATTACTCGGTGCAGTTGCTGAATTGTAA
- a CDS encoding FadR/GntR family transcriptional regulator: MAEILSRSDKSLKQTVVQKIKNYILAESLQVGDKLPTERKLAESYQVSRSVVREALSYLENTGVTESVQGRGTLVKAQDITPLIEGFLFSFQVSHGNLKDLMMLRLTFELAAIDIIERKQAPLTSIAEALVDDVHAFNVSVDQKFHESLLTAVDSSLFQQMSAVVQAYFYQTPIETSREENVRSMTEHRNIYEALKDGNFSLAKALLTQHLMRGAEFYEKNSF; encoded by the coding sequence ATGGCGGAAATATTAAGTCGTTCTGATAAAAGTTTAAAGCAAACAGTCGTACAAAAGATTAAGAATTATATTTTAGCAGAGTCATTACAGGTAGGGGATAAATTACCAACTGAACGCAAATTAGCCGAGTCGTATCAAGTGAGTCGCTCTGTTGTTCGAGAAGCATTAAGTTATCTCGAAAACACAGGCGTGACTGAAAGTGTACAAGGGCGAGGCACATTAGTGAAAGCACAAGATATTACGCCACTGATTGAAGGGTTTTTATTTAGTTTTCAGGTCTCTCATGGTAATTTGAAAGATTTAATGATGTTACGGCTCACTTTCGAATTGGCAGCGATTGATATTATTGAACGTAAACAGGCACCGTTAACTTCGATAGCTGAGGCACTTGTGGACGATGTGCATGCGTTTAATGTATCTGTGGACCAAAAATTTCATGAAAGTTTACTCACTGCAGTGGACTCATCATTATTTCAACAGATGAGTGCCGTGGTGCAAGCGTATTTTTATCAAACACCTATTGAAACATCGCGCGAAGAAAATGTGCGCAGTATGACAGAACATCGCAATATTTATGAAGCATTAAAGGACGGAAATTTTTCATTGGCTAAAGCATTGTTAACGCAACATCTCATGAGAGGGGCAGAGTTTTATGAAAAAAATAGCTTTTGA
- a CDS encoding N-acetylneuraminate lyase, translated as MYENLKGLYAALLVPFDENGQVKEQGLRAIIRNAIDEQQLDGLYVNGSSGENFLMNTEQKKEVFRITKDEAKDDIRLIAQVGSLDLNEAIELGQYATELGYDSLSAVTPFYYPFTFEEIRDYYFAIIEATQNNMIVYSIPGLTGVNISIQQFEELFQNDKVIGVKYTAPDFYLLERLRKAFPDKLIFSGFDEMLVQAAISGVDGAIGSTFNVNGRRIRQIFEHAQNGSVEEAYHIQHETNDIIETVLGMGLYPTLKAILAEKGIDTGVPKAPFHPFNEAHRDALKSLISQYQL; from the coding sequence ATGTATGAAAATTTAAAAGGATTATATGCTGCTTTACTCGTCCCATTTGATGAAAACGGACAAGTGAAAGAACAAGGTTTAAGAGCGATTATCCGCAACGCGATTGATGAACAACAACTAGACGGTTTATATGTTAACGGGAGTTCAGGCGAAAACTTTTTAATGAATACCGAACAAAAGAAAGAAGTTTTCCGCATTACGAAAGATGAAGCAAAAGACGACATTCGCTTAATTGCACAAGTCGGTTCTTTAGATTTAAATGAAGCGATTGAATTGGGTCAATATGCGACAGAACTCGGTTATGATTCATTATCAGCAGTTACACCGTTTTACTATCCGTTCACTTTTGAAGAAATTCGTGATTATTATTTCGCTATTATTGAAGCGACTCAAAACAATATGATTGTGTACTCTATTCCTGGATTAACAGGTGTCAATATTTCAATCCAACAATTTGAAGAGCTTTTCCAAAACGATAAAGTTATCGGTGTAAAATATACAGCACCTGACTTTTATTTACTCGAACGCTTACGTAAAGCATTTCCAGACAAGTTAATTTTCTCTGGTTTTGATGAAATGCTCGTACAAGCTGCGATTTCAGGGGTTGATGGTGCAATCGGTTCGACGTTCAATGTAAATGGTCGTCGTATTCGTCAAATTTTTGAACATGCTCAAAATGGTTCTGTTGAAGAGGCTTATCACATTCAACATGAAACGAATGATATTATCGAAACTGTACTTGGCATGGGCTTATATCCAACATTGAAAGCCATTTTAGCTGAAAAAGGGATTGATACAGGTGTTCCAAAAGCACCATTCCATCCATTTAACGAAGCACATCGCGACGCATTGAAATCATTGATTAGCCAATATCAACTTTAA
- a CDS encoding sodium:solute symporter family protein, translating to MGTIGFGFWNWIALILYLLIMLGVGAYFTKRAGKDTDSFFKASGRLPSWVVGFSIYATTLSAITFMSTPEKAYLTDWSYIAGNIAIVAIIPLLIHFYIPFFKKLKITSAYEYLEARFNPAVRVMGSALFILFHLGRVAIVIYLPTLAITAVSDINPYLVASLVGILCIIYTFLGGFEGVVWSDFIQGVILLGGALVIIITGIVHIDGGFGTVLNEAVSNHKLISADNWKMNAAAAAIPIIFLGSIFNNLQQYTASQDVVQRYQASESLKETSHSIWTNGVLALISAPLFYGMGTVLYIFYATHTALPKDFNTSSIVPYFILTEMPPFVAGLMIAAIFAAAQSTISSSLNSIAACFSVDIKQRFFGIKSDATEVRIARVTTVVTGLIGMLISLYLIAADSNDVWDLFLLITGLFGVPIAGIFAVGIFTKRTHGVGVIVGILVAVIVSYFLQGQGIGGAGSPFYISIIAFMTAFIVAYIASLIIPTPKKDISGLTIFDRHGAITYVRKTK from the coding sequence ATGGGAACAATTGGCTTTGGTTTTTGGAACTGGATTGCTTTAATTCTATACTTATTGATCATGTTAGGCGTTGGCGCGTATTTTACGAAGCGTGCAGGTAAAGATACCGATAGTTTCTTTAAAGCGAGTGGCCGTTTACCGTCATGGGTCGTTGGATTTTCCATTTATGCGACAACTTTAAGTGCGATTACGTTTATGTCAACACCAGAAAAGGCTTATTTAACAGATTGGTCTTACATAGCCGGTAATATTGCAATTGTTGCTATTATTCCGTTACTCATTCATTTTTACATTCCATTCTTTAAAAAGCTTAAAATCACTTCAGCTTATGAATATTTAGAAGCGCGTTTTAACCCTGCAGTACGTGTCATGGGTTCTGCATTATTTATTTTATTCCATTTAGGTCGCGTGGCAATTGTTATTTATTTACCGACACTCGCAATTACAGCCGTTTCTGATATTAATCCTTATTTAGTGGCAAGTCTTGTCGGGATTTTATGTATTATCTATACATTTCTTGGTGGTTTTGAAGGTGTCGTATGGAGTGACTTTATTCAAGGTGTGATTTTATTAGGTGGTGCGCTTGTCATTATTATTACCGGAATTGTGCATATCGACGGCGGATTTGGCACAGTTTTGAACGAAGCAGTGAGTAATCATAAACTCATCAGCGCAGACAACTGGAAAATGAATGCCGCCGCTGCAGCAATCCCAATCATTTTCCTTGGTAGTATTTTTAATAATTTGCAACAATATACAGCCAGTCAAGATGTCGTTCAACGTTATCAAGCTTCTGAATCTTTAAAAGAAACATCACATTCGATTTGGACAAATGGGGTGTTGGCACTCATTTCAGCACCACTCTTTTACGGTATGGGAACTGTTCTGTATATCTTTTATGCAACTCATACAGCACTACCGAAAGATTTTAATACATCATCTATCGTCCCTTACTTTATCTTAACTGAAATGCCACCATTCGTTGCAGGGCTCATGATCGCAGCTATTTTCGCAGCAGCACAGTCAACAATTTCATCAAGTTTAAACTCCATTGCAGCCTGTTTCTCAGTAGATATTAAACAACGCTTCTTTGGAATTAAAAGTGATGCAACAGAAGTGCGTATTGCGCGTGTAACGACTGTTGTTACAGGACTCATTGGTATGCTGATTTCATTATATTTAATCGCAGCAGACTCCAATGACGTATGGGATCTCTTCTTATTGATTACAGGGCTCTTCGGTGTACCAATTGCAGGTATCTTTGCGGTCGGTATTTTCACGAAACGTACACATGGTGTGGGTGTCATTGTGGGTATATTAGTCGCAGTTATCGTAAGCTATTTCTTACAAGGACAAGGTATTGGCGGTGCAGGCTCACCATTCTATATTTCAATTATCGCCTTTATGACAGCCTTTATCGTGGCGTATATCGCAAGTCTCATTATCCCAACACCGAAAAAAGATATTTCCGGATTGACTATCTTTGATAGACACGGTGCTATCACATACGTTCGTAAAACAAAATAA
- a CDS encoding ABC transporter substrate-binding protein yields the protein MKKLLLPLLVCMLILAACGQNDNKSSEKETKAFNLKTAKGEEKIDIPKDPKRIVVMAPTYAGGLKYLDANIVGVSDQVDQSPVLAKKFKDVDKVGAEDVEKVASLKPDLIITYNTDKNTDKLKKIAPTIAFDYAKYNYLEQQEAMGDIVGKSDEVKKWKAEWEKQTAQDGKDIKAHLGDDTSVTIFEDFDKKIYAYGKNWGRGSEVLYQAFGLNMPKVLDDATKKEGWTEVPKEEVGKYAGDVIITAKAKDAAQPEFQKTAMWQNLEAVQNKHAFNVDSSVYWYNDPYTLDVIRKDLKKQLLALPSN from the coding sequence ATGAAAAAGTTATTATTACCGTTATTGGTATGTATGTTAATTTTGGCGGCATGTGGCCAAAATGATAATAAAAGTAGTGAAAAGGAAACAAAAGCGTTCAATCTTAAAACAGCAAAAGGTGAGGAAAAAATTGATATTCCGAAAGATCCAAAACGAATTGTAGTGATGGCGCCTACTTACGCGGGAGGTTTAAAATATCTTGATGCAAACATTGTCGGTGTGTCTGATCAAGTTGATCAAAGTCCAGTTCTTGCTAAAAAATTTAAAGATGTGGATAAAGTAGGGGCAGAAGATGTAGAAAAGGTAGCGTCATTAAAGCCTGATTTGATCATTACATACAACACAGACAAAAACACAGATAAATTGAAAAAAATTGCACCAACGATTGCTTTTGACTATGCAAAATATAACTATCTTGAACAACAAGAAGCTATGGGTGACATTGTCGGTAAGTCGGATGAAGTGAAAAAATGGAAAGCTGAATGGGAGAAACAAACAGCACAAGATGGTAAAGACATTAAAGCACATCTTGGTGATGACACATCAGTAACCATTTTTGAAGACTTTGATAAGAAAATTTATGCTTATGGTAAAAACTGGGGACGTGGTAGTGAAGTACTCTACCAAGCGTTCGGTTTGAATATGCCTAAAGTGTTAGATGATGCAACGAAAAAAGAAGGTTGGACAGAAGTTCCGAAAGAAGAAGTAGGCAAATATGCTGGAGATGTGATTATTACAGCGAAAGCGAAAGATGCTGCACAACCTGAATTCCAAAAAACAGCGATGTGGCAAAATTTAGAAGCGGTACAAAACAAACATGCGTTTAATGTAGATTCAAGTGTGTATTGGTATAACGATCCATATACATTAGATGTCATTCGTAAGGATTTAAAGAAACAACTTTTAGCGTTACCATCGAATTAA
- a CDS encoding YbaN family protein: MRYLLLGIGGIFTLLGFAGAVLPLLPTTPFLLVAVLCFAKSSDRFHDWLIQTKVYQAYVEDFRKYRGYTMKKKIQLLISLYIVVGFSIWMVDVTIIRLGLLVMVVLQTVVLFTWVKTLPKSYNMR, encoded by the coding sequence ATGCGATATCTTTTACTGGGTATAGGGGGTATCTTTACATTATTAGGTTTTGCAGGTGCGGTTTTACCATTGTTGCCTACAACACCTTTTTTACTTGTCGCTGTACTCTGTTTTGCGAAGAGTTCCGATCGTTTTCATGATTGGCTCATACAAACAAAAGTGTATCAAGCTTACGTTGAAGATTTTCGTAAATATCGTGGCTATACGATGAAAAAGAAAATACAATTATTAATCAGTTTATATATTGTAGTGGGGTTTTCGATTTGGATGGTGGATGTAACAATAATTCGCCTAGGGTTATTGGTCATGGTTGTATTACAAACGGTGGTCTTATTTACATGGGTAAAGACTTTACCGAAAAGTTACAATATGCGATAA
- a CDS encoding acyl-CoA dehydrogenase family protein, with protein sequence MKSVLIQSAVQKEWVAKLEAHREILTKYAQSNDRAHRFPHENIQWLVDEGYTQLTLPESYGGRGATLEDMVVLQSVLGSIDGPTALSIGWHIALVGEVFERRIWDKAILDDFAKAVKNGALTNRAVSEAETGSPTRGGRPQTYARFENNHYILNGVKTFTSMSPVLTHIIVAAYIPENEQVGFFMVEKGAPGLEIANNWNMVGMRATESHDVILNDVHVQPDQLLEIRGEGPPYQNGWLLHIPATYLGIAQAARDYAVDFALHYSPNSIKGTIADLPVVQQNIGQMETKLITARHLLWSTARAYQMMTPQDTIAAETAASKVVVMNEGLDVIDLAMRIVGAKSLEMERPLQRYFRDMRAGLHNPPMQDMAYTKIAQQAMTERQSDV encoded by the coding sequence ATGAAATCTGTGTTAATCCAGTCTGCTGTACAGAAAGAATGGGTTGCAAAGCTTGAAGCGCATCGTGAAATATTAACAAAATATGCACAAAGTAATGATCGGGCGCATCGTTTTCCTCATGAGAATATACAATGGTTAGTTGACGAAGGATATACGCAATTGACATTACCCGAATCGTATGGCGGACGAGGGGCAACTTTAGAAGATATGGTCGTCCTTCAGTCAGTACTTGGCTCGATTGATGGACCTACCGCACTTTCTATTGGTTGGCATATTGCACTAGTAGGGGAAGTGTTTGAACGCCGCATTTGGGATAAAGCGATATTAGATGATTTTGCTAAAGCAGTGAAAAATGGTGCGCTGACAAATAGAGCGGTGAGTGAAGCGGAAACAGGGAGTCCTACAAGAGGCGGGCGACCCCAAACGTATGCGCGCTTTGAAAATAATCATTATATTTTAAATGGTGTCAAAACATTTACGTCGATGAGTCCTGTCCTAACACATATTATCGTGGCAGCATACATCCCTGAAAATGAACAAGTTGGCTTTTTTATGGTCGAAAAAGGCGCGCCAGGTTTAGAAATTGCCAATAATTGGAATATGGTCGGCATGCGTGCTACAGAAAGTCATGATGTGATACTGAATGATGTACATGTTCAACCTGACCAGCTTCTCGAAATCAGAGGAGAAGGACCACCTTATCAAAATGGATGGTTGTTACACATTCCTGCAACTTATTTAGGTATTGCACAAGCAGCTCGAGATTATGCAGTAGACTTTGCATTGCATTACAGCCCGAATAGCATTAAAGGGACAATCGCGGACTTACCTGTTGTTCAACAAAATATCGGCCAAATGGAAACGAAACTTATCACAGCAAGACATTTACTATGGAGTACTGCACGTGCTTATCAAATGATGACACCGCAAGATACCATTGCTGCAGAAACCGCTGCAAGTAAAGTCGTCGTAATGAATGAAGGGTTGGACGTAATTGATTTGGCGATGCGTATCGTCGGTGCGAAAAGTTTAGAAATGGAGCGCCCGTTGCAAAGATACTTTCGCGACATGCGTGCAGGCCTTCATAACCCGCCGATGCAGGATATGGCGTATACGAAGATCGCACAGCAAGCAATGACTGAACGTCAAAGTGATGTATAA
- a CDS encoding transcriptional regulator, SarA/Rot family: MEKYQIKNMKELMTISFTTKGIYTEIKKKYSLTYEELFILTFILEHQQETYNVKDIIRASKFKPYYITKAMQKLKDFGFLTKKRNDQDERTVIIEVSKEQYEKIASLFNEIETLL; this comes from the coding sequence ATGGAAAAATATCAAATCAAAAATATGAAAGAGTTAATGACGATCAGCTTCACGACAAAAGGGATTTACACAGAAATTAAGAAAAAGTATAGCTTAACTTATGAAGAACTGTTTATTTTAACGTTTATTTTGGAACATCAACAAGAAACATATAACGTGAAAGATATTATTAGAGCTTCTAAGTTTAAGCCATATTACATTACGAAAGCGATGCAAAAACTTAAAGATTTTGGTTTCTTAACTAAAAAGCGTAATGACCAAGATGAAAGAACAGTCATTATTGAAGTTTCAAAAGAGCAATATGAAAAAATTGCGAGCTTATTTAATGAAATCGAAACTTTACTTTAA
- a CDS encoding DoxX family protein: protein MILRYVTNLKVAKHLYDAAQPKLKGDQGMKDVFEMFKLPESMVKVIGVTEAVAAGLFAMSIFDKRLSQVASVLTLGVLAGAIYKHIEAGQGKEGAQHAIDVASLAGLSLVDNLINKK, encoded by the coding sequence ATGATTTTACGTTACGTTACAAACTTAAAGGTTGCAAAACACTTATACGATGCAGCTCAACCCAAATTGAAAGGTGACCAAGGTATGAAGGACGTTTTTGAAATGTTCAAATTACCTGAAAGCATGGTTAAAGTTATTGGTGTTACTGAAGCTGTAGCTGCTGGTCTTTTCGCAATGAGTATTTTTGACAAACGTTTATCACAAGTTGCTTCAGTTTTAACACTTGGTGTGCTAGCAGGGGCAATTTACAAACACATTGAAGCAGGTCAAGGTAAAGAAGGTGCACAACACGCAATCGACGTGGCATCTTTAGCTGGCTTAAGCTTAGTTGACAACTTAATTAACAAAAAATAA
- a CDS encoding LLM class flavin-dependent oxidoreductase, giving the protein MKIELGLTSFADNQDMHTENGVLPAISNGERIRNIVEEIKLADEVGLDVYGLGEHHRPDYAVSSPTTVLAAAAAVTKNIKLSSAVTVLSSDDPIRVYQQFATIDALSDGRAEIMAGRGSFIESFPLFGYDLKNYEQLFDEKLELLLKINQNTIVHWEGALTPNIDGRGVYPRAVQKELPVWLATGGTPESSLKAGSLGLPITYAIIGGDPKRFRRNIAMYKAVAESNGHNGDTLQVASHSWGYVADTDEQAQREFYPSVEAHHNVLAKERGWPPFSNEHFQREIGPNGAMYVGSPETVAQKMIDTIEAIGITRFMLHLPLGSMPHERIMHAIRLFGEKVKPIVDSYFENK; this is encoded by the coding sequence ATGAAAATAGAATTAGGATTGACATCTTTTGCAGATAACCAAGATATGCATACAGAAAATGGTGTATTACCAGCAATTTCAAACGGGGAACGTATCCGTAATATTGTTGAAGAAATTAAATTAGCAGATGAAGTAGGCCTTGACGTCTATGGATTAGGGGAACATCACCGCCCTGACTACGCTGTATCTAGCCCAACAACAGTGCTTGCGGCAGCAGCGGCTGTTACTAAAAATATTAAATTGTCATCTGCAGTAACTGTTTTATCATCAGATGATCCAATTCGTGTGTATCAACAATTCGCGACCATTGATGCATTATCTGATGGACGTGCAGAAATTATGGCAGGTCGTGGTTCATTTATTGAATCTTTCCCATTATTTGGTTACGATCTTAAAAACTACGAACAACTTTTTGATGAAAAATTAGAGCTATTATTGAAAATTAATCAAAACACAATTGTACACTGGGAAGGTGCACTGACACCAAATATTGATGGACGTGGCGTATATCCACGTGCGGTACAAAAAGAATTACCAGTGTGGTTAGCAACAGGCGGCACACCTGAGTCATCATTAAAAGCAGGATCTTTAGGTTTACCAATCACTTATGCGATAATAGGCGGAGACCCAAAAAGATTTAGACGTAATATTGCGATGTACAAAGCTGTTGCTGAATCAAATGGTCATAATGGTGACACACTTCAAGTTGCTTCTCATTCTTGGGGTTACGTTGCAGACACGGACGAACAAGCGCAACGTGAGTTCTATCCAAGTGTAGAAGCACATCACAATGTATTGGCTAAAGAAAGAGGTTGGCCACCATTCTCTAATGAGCATTTCCAAAGAGAGATTGGCCCAAATGGTGCGATGTACGTAGGTAGCCCAGAAACAGTCGCACAAAAAATGATTGATACAATCGAGGCAATAGGTATTACACGATTTATGTTACACTTACCATTAGGTTCTATGCCACATGAAAGAATAATGCATGCAATTAGACTTTTTGGGGAAAAGGTAAAACCTATCGTCGATTCATATTTTGAAAACAAATAG
- a CDS encoding CHAP domain-containing protein, with translation MKKLIATTSIATVGVATLTLAHGHDAQAAEYNGGYNPQDPTSYSYSYTIDNQGNYHFTWKGNWSPERFNGGNASASYYTGYDATTGGASYTQPTRTYSAPTQRYSAPSYTTQTTSTSSSYSSRDYTSSYTTTSTSTRSVSRGGSSTNLYTVGQCTYYVFDRVGGTIGSTWGNANNWAHAAASAGYTVNHRPAAGAILQTTQGAFGHVAYVEGVNSDGSVRVTEMNYGYGPGVVTSRTISASLAASYNYIH, from the coding sequence ATGAAAAAATTAATCGCTACAACTTCAATCGCTACAGTAGGGGTTGCTACTTTAACATTAGCTCACGGTCACGATGCACAAGCAGCAGAATATAACGGTGGATATAACCCACAAGATCCAACATCTTATAGCTATTCTTACACAATCGACAATCAAGGTAACTACCACTTCACATGGAAAGGTAACTGGTCACCTGAACGCTTTAACGGTGGTAACGCATCAGCTTCTTACTACACTGGTTACGATGCAACAACGGGTGGTGCTTCATACACACAACCAACACGTACTTACAGTGCACCAACACAACGCTACAGTGCGCCATCATACACAACACAAACAACAAGCACGTCTAGCTCATACAGTTCACGTGATTACACATCATCTTATACAACAACTTCAACGTCTACACGTTCAGTATCAAGAGGTGGATCAAGTACGAACTTATACACTGTAGGTCAATGTACTTATTACGTATTTGATCGTGTAGGTGGTACAATCGGTTCAACTTGGGGTAACGCAAATAACTGGGCACACGCAGCAGCTTCAGCAGGTTATACAGTAAACCACCGTCCAGCAGCAGGTGCGATTTTACAAACAACTCAAGGCGCTTTCGGTCACGTAGCATACGTTGAAGGCGTTAACTCTGACGGTTCTGTTCGCGTAACAGAAATGAACTACGGTTACGGTCCTGGTGTTGTAACAAGTCGTACGATCTCAGCTAGCCTAGCAGCTTCATACAACTACATTCACTAA